One Sodalis praecaptivus DNA segment encodes these proteins:
- the suhB gene encoding inositol-1-monophosphatase: protein MHPMLNIAIRAARKAGNLIAKHYETPDAVEASQKGDNDFVTNVDREAERLIVEVIRKSYPQHAIIGEESGELAGEDTDVQWIIDPLDGTTNFIKRFPHFAVSIAVRIKGRTEVAVVYDPMRNELFTASRGQGAQLNGYRLRGGSARDLDGTILATGFPFKQKQHANSYIALVSKLFVQCADFRRTGSAALDLAYVAAGRVDGFFEIGLKPWDFAGGELLVREAGGLVTDFTGGHNHLLSGNIVAGNPRVVKAMLSTMRDELSEALKR, encoded by the coding sequence ATGCATCCGATGCTCAACATCGCCATTCGCGCTGCGCGAAAGGCGGGTAATTTAATTGCCAAACATTACGAAACCCCTGATGCCGTCGAAGCCAGCCAGAAAGGCGACAACGACTTTGTCACTAACGTTGACCGCGAAGCGGAACGTTTGATTGTTGAAGTTATCCGCAAGTCCTACCCGCAGCACGCCATTATCGGCGAAGAGAGCGGCGAGCTGGCCGGCGAAGACACCGACGTACAATGGATTATCGACCCACTGGATGGTACCACCAACTTTATCAAGCGTTTCCCCCACTTTGCCGTTTCCATTGCCGTGCGCATTAAAGGCCGCACGGAAGTGGCCGTGGTCTACGATCCGATGCGCAATGAGCTGTTCACCGCCTCCCGCGGCCAGGGCGCTCAGTTGAACGGCTATCGCCTGCGCGGCGGTAGCGCACGCGATCTGGACGGCACCATTTTGGCCACCGGTTTTCCTTTCAAGCAGAAACAGCATGCCAACAGCTATATCGCCTTGGTAAGCAAACTGTTCGTACAGTGCGCGGATTTCCGCCGCACCGGCTCCGCGGCGCTGGATCTTGCCTATGTGGCCGCCGGCCGCGTGGACGGTTTTTTTGAAATCGGCCTGAAGCCCTGGGACTTTGCCGGCGGTGAATTGCTGGTGCGCGAGGCGGGCGGTCTGGTCACCGATTTTACCGGTGGCCATAATCACCTGCTTTCCGGCAATATTGTCGCAGGTAATCCCCGCGTCGTGAAAGCCATGCTTTCGACCATGCGTGACGAGTTGAGCGAAGCGCTGAAGCGCTAA